A DNA window from Micromonospora sp. NBC_01739 contains the following coding sequences:
- a CDS encoding DUF4352 domain-containing protein, with protein sequence MRKTTLIALLATALVGLGCGAATTEGAGDTSGGDGEAKADKQAEKVAKIGDPARDGKFEFTVKSAKCGVRKVGSDLLGATAQGQFCLVTLKVKNIGKESQMFDGSSQKAYSADGTEYSADGAAGLYANENAETFLNDINPGNQVTGVVVFDIPKKVKLTKLELHDSPFSGGVTVALD encoded by the coding sequence ATGCGCAAGACCACGCTGATCGCCCTGCTCGCCACCGCCCTGGTCGGGCTGGGTTGCGGTGCCGCCACCACCGAGGGAGCCGGTGACACCAGCGGCGGCGACGGCGAGGCGAAGGCCGACAAGCAGGCCGAGAAGGTGGCCAAGATCGGCGACCCGGCGCGCGACGGCAAGTTCGAGTTCACCGTCAAGTCGGCCAAGTGCGGCGTACGCAAGGTCGGCAGCGACCTGCTCGGCGCCACCGCCCAGGGTCAGTTCTGCCTGGTCACCCTCAAGGTCAAGAACATCGGCAAGGAGTCGCAGATGTTCGACGGCAGCAGCCAGAAGGCGTACTCGGCCGACGGCACGGAGTACTCCGCCGACGGGGCCGCCGGCCTGTACGCCAACGAGAACGCCGAGACCTTCCTCAACGACATCAACCCCGGCAACCAGGTGACCGGCGTGGTCGTCTTCGACATCCCCAAGAAGGTCAAGCTCACCAAGCTCGAGCTGCACGACTCGCCGTTCTCCGGCGGCGTCACCGTCGCCCTCGACTGA
- a CDS encoding N-6 DNA methylase — MNPTITAAEIARLAGVGRAAVSNWRKRHPDFPAPVGGTAASPEFDLIQVEQWLRDQGKLADQSTADRLWRRLAPAGESPAAALAAVGAVLLARQRGQRPRALAPYLKPLLPDLDALVDEHGPQGAFDELWQRFSAPGPTRTFATPDDLADLMVALAEVGGGTVLDPTTGSGALLRAAVRAGCTTAYGQELDEDLARLAGLWLALREVPGEVQIGDSLRADAFAGHNFDAVLCHPPFGATNWGDEELGHDPRWIVGTTPRTEPELAWAQHALAHLRAGGHAVLLMPPTVASRRAGRRIRAELLRRGALRAVIALPPGVAAPHGVPLHLWVLRRPAPDAPPPARTLLVDAADGDLATNGPKILAAWRAFHTDPEAEEPGFARAVPVIELLDEEVDLTPARRQPAVEGKTAEHLVRTRDRLAALVGDLSALMPQVTPAPPGPEGEFLTVAELARSGALHLIGPIRTASAETGEPAGEGLPVLTVSDVLAGDPPSGHDDGGLGQQIRLAVGDVVVPMVARQLTARVVTAEGALLGRNLYLLRPNPAALDPWFLAGQLRTTTNERQASSLSGTLRFDIRRAQVRRLPLEEQRAQGEAFRRLNAFESAIRQAATLGAELVQLTADGLARGTIRSADEPA; from the coding sequence GTGAACCCGACCATCACGGCGGCCGAGATCGCCCGGCTAGCCGGGGTGGGACGAGCCGCCGTCAGCAACTGGCGCAAACGGCACCCCGACTTCCCCGCCCCGGTCGGCGGAACGGCGGCCAGCCCCGAGTTCGACCTCATCCAGGTCGAACAGTGGCTCCGCGACCAGGGCAAACTCGCCGACCAGTCCACCGCCGACCGGCTCTGGCGACGCCTGGCCCCGGCCGGCGAATCCCCGGCCGCCGCCCTGGCCGCCGTCGGTGCCGTCCTGCTGGCCCGACAACGCGGCCAACGCCCCCGCGCCCTCGCGCCGTACCTGAAACCACTGCTGCCCGACCTCGACGCCCTGGTCGACGAACACGGCCCCCAAGGCGCCTTCGACGAGCTGTGGCAGCGCTTCAGCGCACCCGGTCCCACCCGGACCTTCGCCACCCCGGACGATCTGGCCGACCTGATGGTCGCCCTGGCCGAGGTCGGCGGCGGCACCGTCCTGGACCCCACCACCGGCTCCGGGGCCCTGCTGCGCGCCGCCGTCCGGGCCGGCTGCACCACCGCCTACGGCCAGGAACTCGACGAGGACCTGGCCCGACTCGCCGGACTCTGGCTGGCCCTGCGCGAGGTGCCGGGGGAGGTGCAGATCGGTGACTCACTGCGCGCCGACGCCTTCGCCGGACACAACTTCGACGCCGTGCTCTGCCACCCACCCTTCGGCGCCACCAACTGGGGCGACGAGGAACTAGGCCACGACCCACGCTGGATCGTCGGCACCACCCCGCGTACCGAACCCGAACTGGCCTGGGCCCAACACGCCCTGGCCCACCTGCGCGCCGGCGGGCACGCCGTACTGCTGATGCCACCGACGGTGGCCAGCCGCCGCGCCGGGCGACGCATCCGCGCCGAACTGCTGCGCCGCGGCGCCCTGCGCGCCGTCATCGCCCTGCCCCCCGGAGTGGCCGCGCCGCACGGCGTACCGCTGCATCTGTGGGTGCTGCGACGCCCCGCGCCGGACGCGCCACCACCGGCGCGGACCCTGCTGGTCGACGCCGCCGACGGCGACCTGGCCACGAACGGCCCGAAGATCCTCGCCGCCTGGCGGGCCTTCCACACCGACCCCGAGGCCGAGGAACCCGGCTTCGCCCGCGCAGTACCGGTGATCGAACTGCTCGACGAGGAGGTCGACCTCACCCCCGCCCGCCGGCAACCCGCCGTCGAGGGCAAGACCGCAGAGCATCTGGTACGCACCAGAGACCGCCTAGCCGCTCTCGTCGGCGACCTGTCGGCGCTGATGCCGCAGGTCACCCCCGCACCGCCGGGGCCGGAGGGGGAGTTCCTGACCGTGGCGGAGCTGGCCCGCTCCGGGGCCCTGCACCTGATCGGCCCGATCCGCACCGCCTCGGCCGAGACGGGTGAACCGGCCGGGGAAGGGCTACCGGTGCTGACCGTGTCGGACGTGCTCGCCGGTGACCCCCCCTCCGGCCACGACGACGGCGGGCTGGGCCAACAGATCCGGCTGGCCGTCGGCGACGTCGTGGTGCCGATGGTGGCCCGGCAGCTCACCGCTCGGGTGGTGACCGCCGAAGGGGCACTGCTGGGCCGCAACCTGTACCTGCTGCGACCCAACCCGGCGGCCCTGGACCCGTGGTTCCTGGCCGGTCAACTGCGCACCACGACCAACGAGAGACAGGCGTCGAGCCTGTCCGGCACCCTGCGTTTCGACATCCGGCGGGCCCAGGTACGCCGACTGCCGCTGGAGGAGCAACGCGCCCAGGGGGAGGCCTTCCGGCGGCTGAACGCCTTCGAGTCGGCGATCCGACAGGCCGCGACCCTCGGCGCGGAACTGGTCCAGTTGACAGCCGACGGCCTGGCCCGAGGCACGATCCGGTCAGCGGACGAACCAGCCTGA
- a CDS encoding YbaB/EbfC family nucleoid-associated protein has protein sequence MLGRSPDEAQEWLHSWTAQVSAQAQAAAELSDRVARLTATATGADGAVRVTVAASGALTDLRFDDRVRQMRGADLAEIVMTAIARAQASVTTQVAAAVHDTVGADSETGRAVVDSFARRFPGPPEERTNRQREAAYDW, from the coding sequence ATGCTCGGTCGGAGCCCGGACGAGGCGCAGGAGTGGTTGCATTCGTGGACGGCACAGGTCTCCGCTCAGGCACAGGCAGCCGCCGAGTTGTCTGACCGGGTCGCGCGCCTCACTGCCACGGCTACCGGGGCAGACGGCGCGGTGCGCGTCACGGTAGCCGCCTCCGGCGCACTGACCGACCTGAGATTCGACGATCGGGTACGCCAGATGCGGGGTGCCGATCTCGCCGAGATCGTGATGACGGCCATCGCCCGAGCACAGGCCAGCGTCACCACGCAGGTGGCAGCGGCGGTCCACGACACCGTCGGCGCCGACTCGGAGACTGGCCGGGCCGTGGTCGATTCGTTCGCGCGGCGGTTCCCCGGGCCACCGGAGGAGCGGACGAACCGGCAGCGGGAGGCGGCCTATGACTGGTGA